The genomic segment CTCCCACAAAGGGAAAGATAATGATAGGCGAAGGCGATGTCACATTCACACCTCCGTGGAAACGTGATATAGCCATGGTTTTTCAGAGTTATGGACTTTTCCCTCATATGAGTGTTGGGAACAATGTGGCATATGGATTAAAAATGAGGAAAATGGACAGGGAAAAGATAAAGAAACAGGTTAGCGAAATTCTTGAATTGGTTGGATTGAAAGGTTTTGAGCATCGCCCGCCATCAAGCCTCTCCGGTGGCCAGCAACAAAGAGTAGCCCTGGCAAGGGCACTTGTTGTTGAACCTTCCGTTCTTCTTTTTGATGAACCCCTTTCTAACCTTGATGTATTGCTCAGGGAACAAATGAGGGTTGAAATAAGAAGAATACAAAAGCAGGTAGGAATAACAGCTTTATATGTTACTCATGATAGGACAGAAGCCATGACACTATCTGACCGGATAATAGTCATGAATAGCGGCAAAATAATGCAAATTGGAACTCCCAACGAAGTGTATGAAAAGCCTGAGTCAAAATTTGTTGCGAGCTTCATGGGCAAAATAGCCTTTTTCCCTGTTGAAATCAAAGCTATCATGGAAGACCGAGTCAAAGTTGCAATAAAAGGCAAAGAACTTGTTTTGAATAAAGAAATAGAAATATCCGAAAATCTGAAATACGTTCTGGGCTGTCGACCAGAAGGTCTTTATCTGGAAGCTCCCGGAAAAGGCCATATCGAGGGTAAGGTGCTTACAAACGTATATCTTGGTAACTATGTTGAATCCTATGTGAAAACGGAATTTGGAGAAGTCATGGTGAAAACAGAGGCTGGGGTTTCCGATGGCTTTGAAGAAGGAGCGGCTGTATCAGTAGCCATAAAAGAAGAGCGTGCAAAATTGATTCCAGATACACAGGCTAACAGTTGATTATAAGTCCATGAGCGAGAAACCTTTGTTGAAGATGTGTCGAGAAAACGAGATTCGGCTCTCACCATTTTTCACTTGAATTGAAACTACGGATAACCCACAATTACACGAAAATTCAAAAGCCTGGATAAAGCCAGTATATAATTGGTTTAGAAACCAATATAGTTTTCGTATACTAAAAATTTGCTGGGGGAAGTTACGTGAATGAATACATGCTCGAAATGAGAAACATCTGTAAAACATTTGAAGACAACAACGTTATCGCTCTGGACAATGCCAGCCTCTTAGTCAGACAAGGCACAGTTCATGCCCTTGTGGGCGAAAATGGTGCCGGTAAAACGACAATGATGAAAATCCTCTGTGGAATTGAAAAGAGGGATAAAGGACATATCTTTCTAAAGGGAAAAAGGTTCGAAGCAAGAAGTGCTAAAGAGGCTTTTAATGCAGGTATTGGCATTGTGCAGCAGCATTTCAGGCTGATTGAGGATTTTACCGTTGCTGAAAATGTAGTTCTTGGCCAGGAAAGGCATGCAAAATTCGGGTTCGTTAATATGAAAAAAATCAACGAAGAGATATTGAAGCTTTCAATTGAAAGCGGTCTGGAGATTGATCCCGAATCAATAGCCGCAAACCTCTCTGCTGGTCAAAGACAAAAAGTGGAAATATTGAGAACGCTTTATTGTGGGGCAGATTTGATTATACTCGATGAGCCAACGACAGTTTTGACCGAGCAGGAAATTGAAGAGCTGTTCAAAACGATAAGAACGCTAAAAATGCAAGGCAAGACTGTGATTTTTATCACCCACAAACTCGAAGAAATATTCGAAATTTCAGATGATATTACCATTCTCAGGCATGGAAAAAGCATAGCGAGTGGACCTATTACAGAATTCAACAAGAAAAAAATATCCTATCTTATGGTTGGTGAAGATATAGATTTTGAAAAACCGGCTTTTAAAACCCAAAAAGGGGAGGTCGTTTTCAGGGTTGAAAATTTGCATGTGAAAGGAACAAATGATTTTACAAACGAAGTTAAGGGAGTCAGCTTTGAAATAGCAAAAGGGGAAATATTGGGTATCGCTGGAATAACGGGCAATGGACAGTTGCAATTAATAGAAGCTCTTGCGGGTTTGAAAAAGGTGTCTTCCGGGAGGATTATGCTTGGAGATAAAGAAATCACCAATCATGAAGTAAGAGAGATAAGAGATGCAGGACTGGCATATATTCCGGAAGACAGAATGAAGCAGGGAGCTTCGTGCGAATCAAGTATCTTTGATAACGTCATAGCGACAAAGTATTATAAAAGTGAATTCTCCAAAAAGGGCTGGATAGACAGAAAAAAATCATACGCCTTTGTTAATAAACTTATGAAAAAATATACTATAAAAGCCCCATCACCAACTACAAAGGTCGGCCTGCTCTCCGGCGGAAACATTCAAAAGGTTATCATCGCCAGAGAATTCTCTTCCGACCCAGAGGTGCTGATAGTCTGTGAGCCTACATGGGGTCTTGATGTGAGATCCACAAAGTTTGTTTATGACTCTCTCCATGAAATGCGCACGGAAGGCAAAGCTATACTTCTCGTTTCAAGCAATCTGGACGAGATATTGCATCTTGCAGACAGAATACTCGTCATGTATAAGGGTGAAATCATCGCTTCCTTTGAAAATTCAGAAGGATTGACAAAATCACTAATCGGCGAATACATGCTGGGACTGCATTTAAAAGAGAAATCAGAGGTGTTTTAGCGGATGAAGAACTTGAACTTACTCAGAACATTCATCACAATATCAATCGCTTTAGGGATAGGAATTTTTGTGATAGCAATTACCAGCAGCGAGCCCGCAAATGCTATAAGTTCTTTTTTTATAGGACCATTTAGCAGTGCGTACTTCTTTGGCAATATGCTGGCTGCTTCTATTCCTCTGATGTTAACAGGGCTGGCAGCGAGCATTGCTTTTTCAGCCTCAGCTTTCAATCTGGGGCTCGAGGGCCAGCTTTACATAGGTGCTCTTGTTGGAACCTATATAACATGGAAATTTCAGGCATTATCCCCCCTTTTGCTGATACCTCTTGTTCTTGTAATTTCATTTCTTGCAGGTGGCATAATCGCAGCTTTTTCAGGATATCTGAAGGTAAAAAGAAATGTGAATGAGCTAATTTCATCCTTTCTCATAAGCTATACGTTGGTATATATTGGTGACTTTTTCCTGGAAGGGCCCTTCAAAGATCCCTTAGCTGGTCTGGCGGCATCGCCTTATTTCGATTCAAAGCTCATGTTCAGCAAAGTGCTAAAACCTTCTGATTTGCATGCCGGAGTATTCATAGCGGCTGGTATTATTTTCATCGTCTATTTTATGATGAAAAAAAGCACCCTTGGTTTTGAAATAACCATGACAGGAAAGAACAGGATTTTTTCTCAATACGCTGGAATGCCCGTAAGCAGGGTTACAGTTATCGCTATGCTCATGAGTGGAGGATTTGCCGGGCTTGCGGGAATAATCGATATTTACGGGATTCACGGGAGAATGATACGCGGCTATTCAGCTGGATACGGCTGGAATGGAATTGCAGTAGCGTTAATTGCACGAAATCACCCTTTGCTGGTAATACCTGCCGCGATATTCTTCGCTTATCTCGAAAGCGGCGCGAATGTTGGCTCCCTATTTTCAGACATCACTCCTGAATTGGCGAGGATAATCCAGGCCGCTGTGTTCTATTTAATTACAGCAGAAGGGCTTTTTAGTTTTATGAAAGCCAGAAAGGAGGCCGTAAGTAATGGGTGAGTTCATACACACAACAATGACAATGATGACTCCAATATTGCTTGCGGCTCTTGGAGGGCTTTTTACTGAGCTTTCAGGCCTTCTAAATATAGGGCTTGAAGGCATGATGCTCTCTTCAGCTTTTTTGTCGGTGTATGTAGCGAATATTTCACATAGCATATTGTTTGGAATAATTGCAGGAGTGAGTCTTTCAGTTATTCTTGCCCTGATAATGGCGTATCTTTCACTAAACCTGAAGGCCAACATTTTCATTGTTGGGTTGGCAACCAACCTATTTGCAAATGGATTGACCGTGTTCCTTTTATACACATTATGCAATTCAAAGGGGACTGTATTCTTTCCAGACGCCCCGAAGCTTAATACGATTGAAATTCCGGTGATGCATAATATCCCCTTATTAGGAAAGATTATCAGTGGATATAACATTCTTGATTACCTTGCAGTCACCTTTGTGCTTGTTTGCTTTTATGTCGTTTTCAAAACAACTTACGGTTACCATTTGAGAGCCGTCGGAAAGGACAGCCAAACAGCTGTTAGCGTTGGGATCTCTGTATATAAACATAGAATGCTTGCTTTTATCATAAGCGGTTTTTTTGCAGGGCTTGGCGGAGCTTCTCTTTCCCTTCCTTTGCAAACCTTTGTGGGCGGAATGACAAACGGCAGAGGCTGGATAGCCCTTGTAGCCGTTGTCCTTGGAAGGGGGAATCCTTTAGGAATATTCGTGGCATCTATTATTTTCGGTGCAGCCTCCGCGCTCTCCAATATCCTTCAGGTGAACACAGAGTTGTCTCCCAAACTACTATTAACGCTCCCATTCTTGGTTACGCTTATCGCTATGATACTGTACGAAAAGAAAAGAACGGATTATTGAAAGATATTATTTGTTCAAGAGAGGTATCACAAAGAACATGGGTTCTTCATATGGATGAACGTCTCTTATTGCTTTTATAACAGCGTCTACATATTTTTTTGAGCATATGAATTCAACTTTCATTTCTTTTCCTTTTTCGATTTTTCCCACTTCTCCAAGATATGGATTTGACCCTTCAAGGGGTCGCCAGTACCCCGTAACTGGATGGTAAGAAATGCAGTTGTCATAATTTCCAAGCCTACAAGCACCCGCTGCATTTACCTTTTTCCTGAGTTCATCCACAAAACCCTTGGGGATAAACACCTCAAATTTGACGTATTCATACTCCATCATTTCACCACCCAGAAATTTTCAATTCATTTTCTATATCGTCCAGCGAGCCAGTGATAAAGGTTATTGTTGCGCCATCGCTGATCGCAACAATATTACCTGCTTCATCTGTCCGAAAGAGCTTTATGTTTAACTCTTCGAGCTTGTTTATAGTTTCCATTGCTGGATGACCATAACGGTTGTTTTCCCCGACACTTGCAACTGCGAATTCAGGAGAAGTTGCCAATAGAAATTCAAAAGAAGATGAACCTTTGCTTCCATGATGACCAAGTTTCAAAAGATCAACATCCAGATCATATCCAAGGGAAAGCATTTCTTCTTCCACCTCTACCTCTGCGTCTCCGGTAAAGAGAAAGCGGATATTTCCATATTGCAGTAGTATAACCACGCTGTAGTTATTGGCATCATCATAATGCAAGCGATTTGGCGAAACTACCTCAAGGTTCACGGCAGGATCAAAGGGAATGAAATATCCTCCAAGGGCAGGGACTATTTGCAAATCGTTATCCAGAATGGCTTCAACTATATATCTAAAGGCTTTGGTTTCTTTGGCATAAAGTGGCATATAGATGCGGTAAAAGCTTTTAAAGGTGTTGATAATCTCGTCAATGCTGCCTATGTGGTCAAGATCCGGGTGGGTAACTACAAGAATATCTATCTTTTCCACGCCCATAGCAGAAAGATAGTTCATAACATTTTCAAATTCTTTATTTAAACCTGCATCAATAAGCATGGTACTTCCAGACGGAGAGATTATCAAAGTGCAATCTCCCTGCCCCACGTCAATGAAATGTACCTGAAGCAAATTGGTAGCTTCAAAAGATGTTGCGCTTGCAATGCAGGTATCAGACGAAGCCGGGCTTTCCCCCGCAAAGAAGAGAACCTGAATGAGCAATATTAGAATCAAAAACAGTTTTTTCATTTTTTCCACCCCGCTTGACCCAGGTGTACCGTGGCGATTATAGCACCAACCTTTGGAAAAACCGCTGAATTTTAAACACTTCATAAGTAGCAAAATGAAGAATGTTTCAGATTCATTTTAAGATTTCTTGGCAGTATGTAATACAATGCATTCCATTCGGGAATATACTCTTTGTGAAGGTTGTGAAATAAACAAAAGGCTATTTCATGATGTATTTCTTAAATGTTTAAATATCACCAATACAATTATTTGTCCCCTCCTCTTAGAGTGAAATACTGCAAAGAATTCGGTGCTCTTCTAAATTGCTTCTTGTGAATAATAGACTTCCAGCGCTTCTTTAGCTTGCCTTCCAAACTGCTTTAGGAGGCGAAAAAAATGAAATCTGTTGTTATTGCCATCATCATATGTCTGGTCTTTTTAGCCGGATGCAATGTGCTTGACAATTCGAACACGGAAGAATTCAGGTTACTTACCGAAGAACCAGAAGGCATTATCATTGAAGTATTAATGGTAGAAGCAACGCTTATGGAGAGCGGAAAAGAGGTAATTATTGCAGATTCCTGGGAGGATATAGACATTCTAAAGGATGCAGATATAAATAAAATGGTTCATTATGTGGCTATGAATATTGATGCAACCCCGACGAATGTATTCTTCCACACCGGGGAAATTACGCTCACAGCAATCGAGTTCCCATATACTTGCAAAATCCCCTCCGGGAAACTCCATATCAATCTCCCTGTTATGCCTGTTGAAACGTTACGGCAGGTGAGATTTTCTTACGATGTGGGATATCGACACCCAACCGACGACAAATATATAGTCGAACCCGTAATAAAAATCATTGAGATAATTCCAAATAGCCCTCCATATATTTCCGACCGTTCTCCAATGGATGAGGCTGTAGATGTCCTTTGTGAAGATAAGATGTCTTGGGCATTCAATGATCCCGATGGAGATTCCTTAACGTATGATATCTATTTCGGAACAAGTGCAGCTCCAACACTTTCTGCATGGGGAATTGGTGAAACATCTTATACTCCAGACGAAATGATAGGTCACACGACGTACTACTGGAAAATATTTGCCAGAGACGATTGGGGAGGTGAAGCAGAAGAACCTGTCTGGAGTTTTACAACTGCAAACAGACCCCCCGAAATTTCCGTACCCGATCAAGATTTATATGAAAATGAAACCCTTACTCTCAACCTGCTTGAATATGCCTCAGATACAGATGGTGACCCATTGAGCTTTATCTTGTTTAGTGGAGTTGGAGCTATAACAGATGCTACATATACTTACTGTCCTGATTATTATGCTTCAGGCACATACATAGTGGAAATAGAGGTCAATGATGGATGGGGTGGAACTACAAATGATACCTTTGAAGTGACTGTCTACAATGTGAACAGAGCGCCTTCAGCACCGAGCAGCCCAATACCAAGAAATGGTGCAACAGAAGTTCCCGTTGCTAAGGGAATGAGCTGGTTATGCAGCGATCCCGATGGAGATCCTCTTCTCTATGATGTGTATTTTGGGGACATGAACCCTCCACCAATACTTCTTTCTGATTTCCCGAAAAGTTCTTTTGACTATGATTTAAACCCGGGAACAAAGTACTACTGGAAAATAGTGGCAAAAGATGGTTATGGAGGGGTAACAGAAGGTACCTTGTGGGAATTTGAAACCATACTTCTAAACAATCCACCTGAATCCCCGATCCTGATACTTCCTGAGAATGAAATCACAGTAAGCGGACCAGAAATAGGATTTCTCTGGGAATGTATTGATCCTGACGGGGATCCGTTGCTGTATGATTTCTACCTCGCACCGGAGGCTGAACCCTTTGAATTGCCGTATTTGGTTGATTATCCAGAAGATTTTCTTCTAATTCATGTTGAAGAACTCCCACCTGAGTTCGAAACCTGGCGCTGGAAAGTAGTGGCAAAAGATGGAAAAGGCGGGATGAGCGAGAGCGAAACATGGAGCTTTGCGATTCTTCATGAACCTCCTCTAGTAGATATTTGGGGAGAGTACGGATCCGAACCCGGGCAGTTCAATGAACCTATGGGGATATGTATTGATACAGAAGGTTTCTTCTATGTGGCTGATTCCTGGTTTGAGCCTGAATATGGCAACCACCGTGTGCAGAAATTCTTTCTTGACGGCACATTTTTAACTATGTGGGGCGAAGGTTGGTATCCTGATTATGCATTGAAAACGCCTTGTGATATTGAAGTGGATGCAATGGATTTTGCTTATGTAATAGATGCTGCTGATTGCAAGGTGAAAGTCTTCAAGTTTCCGGGTATTGAAGAAGTGGAATTTGTCCAGGAATGGGGGCAACCCGGCGAGGGATTAGGCGAATTCATAAGGCCAATGGGAATCGCTATTGGAGACGAGCCAGAGAATTTGAGAACGGTATATGTGTCAGATACAGAAAATCATAGAATTCAAAAATTCACCCTGA from the Kosmotoga arenicorallina S304 genome contains:
- a CDS encoding 6-bladed beta-propeller, which codes for MKSVVIAIIICLVFLAGCNVLDNSNTEEFRLLTEEPEGIIIEVLMVEATLMESGKEVIIADSWEDIDILKDADINKMVHYVAMNIDATPTNVFFHTGEITLTAIEFPYTCKIPSGKLHINLPVMPVETLRQVRFSYDVGYRHPTDDKYIVEPVIKIIEIIPNSPPYISDRSPMDEAVDVLCEDKMSWAFNDPDGDSLTYDIYFGTSAAPTLSAWGIGETSYTPDEMIGHTTYYWKIFARDDWGGEAEEPVWSFTTANRPPEISVPDQDLYENETLTLNLLEYASDTDGDPLSFILFSGVGAITDATYTYCPDYYASGTYIVEIEVNDGWGGTTNDTFEVTVYNVNRAPSAPSSPIPRNGATEVPVAKGMSWLCSDPDGDPLLYDVYFGDMNPPPILLSDFPKSSFDYDLNPGTKYYWKIVAKDGYGGVTEGTLWEFETILLNNPPESPILILPENEITVSGPEIGFLWECIDPDGDPLLYDFYLAPEAEPFELPYLVDYPEDFLLIHVEELPPEFETWRWKVVAKDGKGGMSESETWSFAILHEPPLVDIWGEYGSEPGQFNEPMGICIDTEGFFYVADSWFEPEYGNHRVQKFFLDGTFLTMWGEGWYPDYALKTPCDIEVDAMDFAYVIDAADCKVKVFKFPGIEEVEFVQEWGQPGEGLGEFIRPMGIAIGDEPENLRTVYVSDTENHRIQKFTLKPIFDPIHSHYEIISIIEWGGFGSGPGQFINPIGIAVFWDLVFVADEGNRRIQVFNNLGEYLYEWGEHGEGPGQFTSVWGIAVSPHGSLNTFVYVTDPLSGRVLVFTPEGEFITQFGSWGINPGEFRDPYGVAVDYEGFIYVADTANQRIQKFAPIW
- a CDS encoding ABC transporter permease, coding for MGEFIHTTMTMMTPILLAALGGLFTELSGLLNIGLEGMMLSSAFLSVYVANISHSILFGIIAGVSLSVILALIMAYLSLNLKANIFIVGLATNLFANGLTVFLLYTLCNSKGTVFFPDAPKLNTIEIPVMHNIPLLGKIISGYNILDYLAVTFVLVCFYVVFKTTYGYHLRAVGKDSQTAVSVGISVYKHRMLAFIISGFFAGLGGASLSLPLQTFVGGMTNGRGWIALVAVVLGRGNPLGIFVASIIFGAASALSNILQVNTELSPKLLLTLPFLVTLIAMILYEKKRTDY
- a CDS encoding ABC transporter ATP-binding protein produces the protein MKSVSVTLKNISKVFKGFEGQDIRAVDDVSFSVKPGEFVTLLGPSGCGKTTTLRMIAGFETPTKGKIMIGEGDVTFTPPWKRDIAMVFQSYGLFPHMSVGNNVAYGLKMRKMDREKIKKQVSEILELVGLKGFEHRPPSSLSGGQQQRVALARALVVEPSVLLFDEPLSNLDVLLREQMRVEIRRIQKQVGITALYVTHDRTEAMTLSDRIIVMNSGKIMQIGTPNEVYEKPESKFVASFMGKIAFFPVEIKAIMEDRVKVAIKGKELVLNKEIEISENLKYVLGCRPEGLYLEAPGKGHIEGKVLTNVYLGNYVESYVKTEFGEVMVKTEAGVSDGFEEGAAVSVAIKEERAKLIPDTQANS
- a CDS encoding ComEC/Rec2 family competence protein codes for the protein MKKLFLILILLIQVLFFAGESPASSDTCIASATSFEATNLLQVHFIDVGQGDCTLIISPSGSTMLIDAGLNKEFENVMNYLSAMGVEKIDILVVTHPDLDHIGSIDEIINTFKSFYRIYMPLYAKETKAFRYIVEAILDNDLQIVPALGGYFIPFDPAVNLEVVSPNRLHYDDANNYSVVILLQYGNIRFLFTGDAEVEVEEEMLSLGYDLDVDLLKLGHHGSKGSSSFEFLLATSPEFAVASVGENNRYGHPAMETINKLEELNIKLFRTDEAGNIVAISDGATITFITGSLDDIENELKISGW
- a CDS encoding ABC transporter ATP-binding protein, with protein sequence MNEYMLEMRNICKTFEDNNVIALDNASLLVRQGTVHALVGENGAGKTTMMKILCGIEKRDKGHIFLKGKRFEARSAKEAFNAGIGIVQQHFRLIEDFTVAENVVLGQERHAKFGFVNMKKINEEILKLSIESGLEIDPESIAANLSAGQRQKVEILRTLYCGADLIILDEPTTVLTEQEIEELFKTIRTLKMQGKTVIFITHKLEEIFEISDDITILRHGKSIASGPITEFNKKKISYLMVGEDIDFEKPAFKTQKGEVVFRVENLHVKGTNDFTNEVKGVSFEIAKGEILGIAGITGNGQLQLIEALAGLKKVSSGRIMLGDKEITNHEVREIRDAGLAYIPEDRMKQGASCESSIFDNVIATKYYKSEFSKKGWIDRKKSYAFVNKLMKKYTIKAPSPTTKVGLLSGGNIQKVIIAREFSSDPEVLIVCEPTWGLDVRSTKFVYDSLHEMRTEGKAILLVSSNLDEILHLADRILVMYKGEIIASFENSEGLTKSLIGEYMLGLHLKEKSEVF
- a CDS encoding ABC transporter permease, with translation MKNLNLLRTFITISIALGIGIFVIAITSSEPANAISSFFIGPFSSAYFFGNMLAASIPLMLTGLAASIAFSASAFNLGLEGQLYIGALVGTYITWKFQALSPLLLIPLVLVISFLAGGIIAAFSGYLKVKRNVNELISSFLISYTLVYIGDFFLEGPFKDPLAGLAASPYFDSKLMFSKVLKPSDLHAGVFIAAGIIFIVYFMMKKSTLGFEITMTGKNRIFSQYAGMPVSRVTVIAMLMSGGFAGLAGIIDIYGIHGRMIRGYSAGYGWNGIAVALIARNHPLLVIPAAIFFAYLESGANVGSLFSDITPELARIIQAAVFYLITAEGLFSFMKARKEAVSNG
- the cutA gene encoding divalent cation tolerance protein CutA, with protein sequence MEYEYVKFEVFIPKGFVDELRKKVNAAGACRLGNYDNCISYHPVTGYWRPLEGSNPYLGEVGKIEKGKEMKVEFICSKKYVDAVIKAIRDVHPYEEPMFFVIPLLNK